In Ignavibacteriales bacterium, the following proteins share a genomic window:
- a CDS encoding PAS domain S-box protein, with protein sequence MFEKFISLLAPPNFGDEEKNRIAEILNVIALSILTGFIILVLQRAIAGQYKLFIQTLSAGVMIILSIVFLRKGYLQWAEGLLLWTILGFITFLLYTSNGLHNIALLGIPICLVFAGIALRAIYFFAFTFLAILSVVTIGFLEINGLLTTRNITQTTYFDVIDIVVILVVTAVAVRILSDNLLRSINRARMKEKDIRHQATELKESEEKFRTLTEELPNMVFIYENGKIVYVNERCKELIGFTREEIYAPGFDILSIIAPEHRDVIMQKFFQHKIGVEVEPYECTYIGKADQRIECLQMSKVIHYTGQPAILGIVADLTEFKRAQDAIRESQSRLSCIITSAMESIITLDEHRRILSFNPASEQMFCCSEAEATGQSIDRFIALPNTDKNHGNGDVHESHSIVSLLEGRMRTINGIRVNGEVFPVEASIAKVNSGNEELYTIILRDITERIKSEETQRNLQAQLLQSQKMEAVGSLAGGIAHDFNNILSVIIGNAELVKLKLAPKHRAMKHIEEVVSASDRAQDLVQQILAFSRKQDTQFRPVRLHYILREGMRLLRASLPATIEIKMDLPINGPLILGDATQIHQVIMNLCTNAAQAMEGIDGKLILRQKNVAFDDRSILFHPDLKKGLYAMFSVQDTGLGMDGFTLKRIFEPFFTTKAPGKGTGLGLAIVHAIIKNHGGAIKVQSQVGKGTQVDVYIPVYEGEEENVKSETAKKRFGHAERIMIVDDEELLLKTLTETLKGLGYQAYPFVRPTEALQAFEQHPDEFDLIITDQTMPHMTGILLADRIRQVRNDLPIVLMTGYDQLEDSKKLEALGIQTVLLKPFRKVVLGETLKKILETKEVTKPYNHLAKKAKH encoded by the coding sequence ATGTTTGAAAAGTTTATCTCGCTTCTTGCACCGCCAAACTTCGGCGATGAAGAAAAAAATCGCATTGCAGAAATCCTCAATGTTATCGCGCTGAGTATCCTTACAGGCTTTATAATTCTCGTTCTTCAAAGAGCGATCGCCGGTCAATATAAACTCTTTATTCAAACATTATCCGCTGGCGTCATGATTATTCTTTCTATCGTGTTCCTCAGGAAAGGGTATTTGCAATGGGCAGAAGGACTGTTGCTCTGGACAATCTTGGGTTTCATAACATTTCTGCTCTATACATCAAATGGACTTCACAATATTGCTCTTCTTGGCATCCCTATATGTCTGGTGTTTGCAGGAATTGCTCTCCGTGCAATTTATTTCTTTGCCTTCACATTTTTGGCAATTCTGTCAGTAGTCACCATAGGCTTTCTCGAAATTAATGGATTGCTTACGACTCGAAACATCACGCAGACAACGTACTTCGATGTTATCGATATCGTTGTTATCCTTGTTGTGACAGCTGTTGCTGTGCGGATTCTTTCAGACAATCTTCTGCGAAGTATCAATAGAGCGCGTATGAAGGAGAAGGATATCCGGCATCAAGCCACGGAACTAAAGGAATCGGAAGAAAAGTTCAGAACACTGACTGAAGAATTACCAAATATGGTTTTCATTTACGAGAATGGAAAGATTGTGTATGTGAATGAACGATGTAAAGAGTTGATCGGGTTTACACGCGAAGAAATTTATGCTCCGGGATTCGATATTCTTTCCATTATTGCACCGGAACATCGGGATGTGATCATGCAAAAATTCTTTCAGCATAAAATTGGCGTTGAGGTAGAACCGTATGAGTGTACATATATTGGAAAAGCCGATCAGAGAATCGAGTGCCTTCAAATGTCGAAGGTGATCCATTATACAGGACAACCAGCCATACTTGGAATTGTAGCGGATTTGACGGAATTTAAGCGCGCTCAAGACGCTATTCGTGAAAGTCAAAGCCGGCTTTCTTGCATCATCACATCTGCAATGGAAAGCATCATCACATTAGATGAACACCGGCGTATCTTATCGTTTAACCCTGCATCAGAACAGATGTTCTGCTGCTCCGAAGCAGAGGCAACAGGACAGTCCATCGATCGCTTCATTGCCCTTCCAAACACCGATAAGAACCATGGCAACGGTGATGTTCATGAGTCGCACTCGATCGTCAGCTTATTGGAAGGCAGGATGAGAACGATTAACGGAATTCGTGTGAACGGTGAAGTTTTTCCAGTTGAGGCATCCATCGCAAAAGTGAATTCGGGAAACGAAGAACTCTACACAATCATCCTCCGTGATATCACTGAACGAATAAAGTCAGAAGAGACTCAAAGAAACTTGCAGGCACAGCTATTGCAATCGCAAAAGATGGAGGCAGTTGGTTCTCTGGCTGGCGGTATTGCACATGATTTTAACAATATTCTTTCTGTCATTATTGGCAATGCCGAACTAGTGAAATTGAAACTCGCTCCAAAACATCGAGCAATGAAACATATCGAGGAAGTGGTCAGTGCATCGGATCGGGCGCAAGATCTTGTTCAGCAAATTCTCGCTTTTAGCAGGAAACAAGACACACAGTTCCGGCCCGTTCGGCTGCATTACATTTTACGAGAAGGAATGAGACTTCTCCGTGCATCGCTTCCTGCCACCATCGAGATTAAAATGGATTTACCGATCAATGGCCCGCTCATTTTGGGTGATGCGACACAAATACACCAAGTGATTATGAATCTTTGTACAAATGCCGCTCAAGCAATGGAAGGAATCGACGGAAAGCTCATCTTGCGCCAGAAGAATGTAGCGTTCGACGATCGTTCAATCCTGTTTCATCCTGATCTGAAGAAGGGTCTCTATGCAATGTTCTCGGTACAGGATACCGGACTCGGCATGGATGGATTCACGTTGAAACGGATTTTCGAACCGTTCTTTACCACAAAAGCACCTGGTAAAGGAACGGGATTGGGATTGGCAATTGTCCATGCCATCATCAAAAACCATGGCGGCGCAATTAAAGTTCAAAGTCAAGTTGGAAAAGGCACTCAAGTAGATGTGTATATACCTGTGTATGAAGGTGAAGAAGAAAATGTAAAATCTGAAACAGCAAAGAAACGCTTCGGACACGCCGAACGTATTATGATTGTTGATGATGAAGAACTATTACTTAAAACGCTGACAGAGACCCTCAAAGGTCTTGGCTATCAAGCGTACCCCTTTGTCAGGCCGACTGAAGCGCTACAAGCATTCGAGCAACACCCCGACGAATTTGATCTCATCATTACAGACCAGACGATGCCGCATATGACCGGTATTCTTCTCGCCGACAGAATCAGGCAAGTGCGTAACGACCTGCCGATCGTTTTAATGACGGGATATGATCAATTAGAAGATTCCAAGAAACTTGAAGCTCTCGGCATTCAGACTGTTCTGCTCAAACCCTTTAGGAAAGTTGTTCTTGGAGAGACTCTTAAGAAAATATTGGAAACAAAAGAAGTAACAAAACCGTACAATCATTTAGCAAAAAAAGCAAAACACTAA
- a CDS encoding oligopeptide transporter, OPT family, whose translation MDQQAPTISSIPENAYKELKPGEEYRPIMVPEQSYPEVTVWSVTWGLVMAVLFSAAAAYSGLKIGQVFEAAIPIAILAVGITGVAKKKNGLGQNVIIQSIGAASGVIVAGAIFTIPALYILALPASYFQMFMASALGGFLGILFLIPFRKYFVKDMHGTLPFPEATATTEILVAGEQGGKQAMVLVVSGLIGGIFDFVFSAFGSWSEVITSRMFGWGQTLSDKLKIVFKVDVSAMVFGLGYIIGLKYAAIIAAGSILSWFVMVPLVYEVGQYLTIPLGATATKLIAQMSPEEIFRTYVRQIGIGGIAMAGIIGIIRSSKIIAGAFSLAYKEIAHHTSGDEGKTLRTQSDIRMLWVVVLILLTALALFVFFMLGVVPTIGQAIVALLVVTIISFLFTTVAANATAIVGTNPVSGMTLMTLILSSLVLTQIGLSGTSGMVSALIIGGVVCTALSVAGGFITDLKVGYWLGSTPKKQETWKFLGVLVSAATVGGVILILNQAYGFTGEKAMVAPQANAMAAVIKPLMSNAPTPWVLYIVGAVIALLLVILKVPPLAFALGMYIPQELNMPLVFGGFIAWLVSTRTKNEKLNNARFQRGTLIASGFIAGGALFGVFNAFLKFIDQQWSFGYAAWNNEQWAGSTNGEIAGLVMFALLFAYALWDSMRGKETES comes from the coding sequence ATGGATCAACAAGCACCCACAATAAGCAGTATTCCGGAAAACGCGTATAAAGAATTAAAGCCAGGTGAAGAGTACCGGCCCATTATGGTACCCGAACAATCGTACCCCGAAGTAACTGTATGGTCGGTAACATGGGGATTGGTCATGGCAGTCCTCTTTTCTGCGGCAGCAGCTTATTCCGGATTGAAAATTGGACAAGTGTTTGAAGCCGCAATTCCCATTGCGATTCTTGCAGTTGGCATAACCGGTGTTGCAAAAAAGAAGAATGGTCTTGGTCAGAATGTGATCATCCAGTCCATTGGGGCTGCGTCTGGTGTCATTGTCGCCGGGGCTATTTTTACAATTCCAGCACTATATATTCTTGCACTTCCGGCAAGCTACTTTCAGATGTTTATGGCATCGGCACTCGGCGGATTTCTCGGAATTCTCTTTCTCATTCCGTTCCGAAAATATTTTGTCAAAGACATGCATGGCACACTTCCCTTTCCTGAAGCGACGGCAACAACAGAAATTCTCGTTGCCGGCGAACAAGGCGGCAAACAGGCAATGGTACTAGTTGTCAGCGGACTTATCGGTGGAATATTTGATTTCGTCTTCAGCGCATTTGGATCATGGTCGGAAGTCATCACGTCACGGATGTTCGGCTGGGGACAAACGCTTTCCGATAAGCTGAAGATAGTATTTAAAGTAGATGTCTCTGCAATGGTCTTTGGACTTGGATATATTATCGGATTGAAATATGCGGCAATCATTGCAGCGGGTTCTATTCTTTCCTGGTTTGTCATGGTACCTTTGGTCTATGAAGTCGGTCAGTATCTTACCATTCCGCTTGGTGCAACAGCAACAAAACTCATTGCACAAATGAGCCCTGAAGAAATCTTCCGTACGTACGTTCGGCAGATTGGCATAGGCGGAATTGCGATGGCAGGCATTATCGGCATTATTCGTTCCTCGAAAATCATTGCCGGTGCATTCTCGCTCGCCTACAAAGAAATCGCACATCATACTTCCGGGGATGAGGGAAAAACGCTCCGCACGCAATCCGATATTCGCATGCTGTGGGTCGTCGTTTTGATCCTTCTAACGGCTCTTGCGCTCTTCGTATTTTTTATGCTTGGAGTCGTTCCTACAATCGGACAGGCGATCGTCGCATTGTTAGTGGTCACTATTATTTCTTTCCTTTTTACCACTGTTGCAGCAAATGCTACAGCTATTGTTGGAACAAATCCGGTTTCCGGTATGACATTGATGACACTGATTCTTTCATCTCTCGTACTGACACAAATTGGTTTAAGCGGCACATCCGGTATGGTGAGCGCACTTATTATTGGCGGCGTCGTATGCACGGCGTTGTCGGTTGCAGGAGGATTCATTACCGATCTCAAAGTTGGTTACTGGCTTGGTTCTACACCGAAGAAGCAAGAGACATGGAAATTTCTCGGTGTTCTTGTCTCAGCAGCAACTGTAGGCGGTGTCATTCTTATACTCAATCAGGCATATGGCTTTACCGGTGAAAAAGCAATGGTTGCTCCGCAAGCTAACGCGATGGCGGCAGTCATCAAGCCGCTGATGTCAAACGCCCCAACGCCTTGGGTACTTTATATTGTCGGTGCAGTTATAGCGTTATTGCTTGTGATTCTGAAAGTCCCGCCCCTGGCTTTTGCGCTTGGAATGTACATTCCACAGGAATTGAATATGCCGCTTGTCTTTGGAGGATTCATTGCGTGGCTCGTGTCAACACGAACAAAGAATGAAAAGTTGAACAACGCCCGTTTCCAACGCGGTACTTTGATCGCTTCCGGGTTCATTGCAGGCGGTGCACTGTTCGGTGTCTTTAACGCATTTTTAAAATTCATCGATCAGCAATGGTCGTTTGGATATGCCGCTTGGAATAACGAGCAGTGGGCAGGATCAACAAACGGCGAGATAGCCGGTTTAGTGATGTTTGCATTGTTGTTCGCTTATGCATTATGGGATTCGATGCGGGGAAAAGAGACAGAGTCCTAA
- a CDS encoding CBS domain-containing protein, producing MTTVKNVLQAKENNIWSIAPDAIVFDALKIMAEKNIGALLVMQKEKVVGIFSERDYARKIVLKGESSRTTAVKDVMTSEVLSVNPEQSIDECMALMTNKHVRHLPVIENGKLIGLISIGDVVKAIISEHEYTIKQLENYITGSR from the coding sequence ATGACGACAGTCAAAAATGTTCTGCAAGCCAAAGAAAATAATATTTGGTCGATTGCTCCAGATGCGATCGTATTTGATGCACTTAAAATTATGGCAGAAAAAAATATCGGCGCGCTTCTGGTGATGCAAAAGGAAAAAGTGGTGGGGATTTTCTCTGAACGGGACTATGCCAGAAAGATTGTACTCAAAGGAGAATCTTCACGCACAACTGCTGTAAAAGATGTGATGACCTCCGAAGTGCTTTCTGTGAACCCGGAGCAATCCATTGACGAATGCATGGCTCTTATGACCAATAAACACGTCCGTCACCTTCCTGTCATAGAGAACGGAAAACTCATTGGTCTCATTTCAATTGGAGACGTAGTAAAAGCGATTATTTCCGAACATGAATATACGATAAAACAGTTGGAAAATTATATTACAGGTTCCCGGTGA
- the pepT gene encoding peptidase T — translation MSETVLDKFLRYVIIDTQSKEDSESYPSTAKQFDLLNLLVKELKGLGVPKVSIDEFGYVMATIPANVQKNVPVIGFIAHVDTSPEVSGANVKPQIITKYKGGDIVLSGEPTAVIRESENPTLKAALGKMIVTSDGTTLLGADDKAGLAIIMTAVQSLIDNPKIAHGEIKIGFTPDEEVGAGTKFFDIKKFGAQFAYTIDGDTPGELNKETFSANSCLITVQGRDIHPGSAKDIMINSVRVISDIIARLPKNTAPETTEGYEPYIHPYVLEGGVGKSTVKILFRDFKTAGLDALKKIVEKVVAEVQSMYPKAKIELQITEQYRNMREGLEKDTRVIDYLFEATKRSGLQPEWTPIRGGTDGSRLTENGLPTPNIFTGGANYHSRTEWVNVWGMEKSVETVLNLVQIWAEKSN, via the coding sequence ATGTCTGAGACCGTTCTCGATAAATTTCTCCGATATGTTATCATCGATACACAGTCTAAGGAAGATTCTGAATCCTATCCGAGTACCGCGAAACAGTTCGACCTGCTCAACCTGCTGGTAAAAGAGTTAAAAGGTCTTGGTGTTCCGAAAGTGAGTATTGACGAGTTTGGATATGTGATGGCAACAATTCCAGCGAATGTGCAAAAGAATGTGCCCGTTATCGGATTTATCGCACACGTGGATACGTCGCCGGAAGTGAGCGGTGCAAACGTGAAGCCGCAGATCATCACCAAGTACAAGGGCGGTGATATAGTTTTGTCTGGCGAGCCCACTGCCGTCATTCGCGAATCAGAAAATCCGACGCTGAAAGCTGCACTCGGCAAGATGATTGTCACCAGCGACGGCACAACACTTCTTGGCGCTGACGACAAAGCTGGTCTTGCCATTATTATGACAGCTGTTCAATCGCTCATTGATAATCCAAAAATTGCGCATGGCGAAATTAAAATCGGTTTCACGCCGGATGAAGAAGTCGGTGCAGGGACAAAATTTTTCGACATCAAAAAGTTCGGCGCTCAGTTTGCCTACACGATAGATGGTGACACACCCGGTGAGTTGAACAAGGAAACATTTAGTGCTAATTCCTGTCTTATCACTGTCCAAGGCCGGGACATTCATCCCGGCAGTGCAAAAGATATTATGATCAATTCTGTACGCGTCATCTCCGATATCATTGCTCGGCTGCCAAAGAATACTGCACCGGAAACGACAGAGGGATACGAGCCCTACATTCATCCATATGTTCTCGAAGGCGGTGTTGGCAAGTCAACAGTAAAAATTCTTTTCCGCGATTTTAAAACGGCCGGATTGGATGCTCTCAAGAAGATTGTGGAAAAAGTCGTTGCAGAAGTTCAATCGATGTATCCAAAAGCAAAAATCGAGTTACAAATTACAGAGCAGTACCGTAATATGCGCGAAGGGTTGGAAAAAGATACTCGCGTGATCGATTACTTGTTCGAGGCAACGAAGCGTTCCGGTTTACAGCCGGAGTGGACACCAATCCGGGGCGGCACAGATGGATCACGCCTGACAGAGAATGGCTTGCCAACGCCGAATATTTTCACCGGCGGGGCAAATTATCACAGCCGCACAGAATGGGTAAACGTATGGGGCATGGAAAAATCTGTGGAGACCGTACTGAATTTAGTACAGATTTGGGCGGAGAAGAGTAATTAA
- a CDS encoding lamin tail domain-containing protein — MQLRAILFLLFIQTTCSIAQITASQYSENFDGVTAPILPYGWSGNGFSTYASSPHSAPNCVSATGNRSIKTLLSPVFNFGSRFPNTLVFWERRTSTAAAYRLEIRASVDGINFGILLARFDTITTITSYVQRTIDLSKKGLNFQSNVQLKWIVLADSTNNTGVLRIDDVSISVTTGSDVGFSKISAAPVHATRKDSIILSAVVKNYGLLASSNFSIRLFCDENSNGLYESIEQFTALHGLSLSPGDSSTCLVSHAPMKAGDHNFAAVIDYSSDENHSNDTARTIVSVGNVKCDILVNEIMYYPIGDELEWVEVFNTSSDTINVKNWRISDSNISAKSIITQTDVLLPPSSYLVIAKDIVFRSYHSGISVVTTSFSALNNSTPDAVVIYDSRLSTIDSVMYAPSWGGQNGKSLERIDGELSSTVLTNWGTSQDSLGSTPGKKNSIARLDCDLMISNVTQTQTTVGGKIHPIVHASVHNIGRRIVDSVLVRYYADGHRDSTPELMRTILSAQPLAAGDSILFSESFPQLASGTTNIIVVVDWWRDERLQNNRTSITVNIRYEPRSLIINEIMYDPLYGQNEWIELFNRSGQPIDLAGWSFNDNPTLNNVNSFDISSQPFAVESGGNAIVAADSSLFRLFPNLLQSDSLVHIRILNRLSGLSFNNDGDIVVLKDLTGQAIDSVAYLPRWHHPDVVDTRGRSLERINPNIDSNDPRNWSTCTNILGGTPGKANSIVTTSIPSSSMISISPNPFSPDGDGFEDFCIIRYNLPVMTSTVNLRIYDIKGRLIRTLANGELAGAHGEIVWDGFCNDKQRARIGIYIIFLESTDHSSGRVERAKAVAVVATRL; from the coding sequence ATGCAATTGCGAGCAATTTTGTTTCTTCTATTCATTCAAACAACATGTTCCATAGCACAAATTACTGCTTCCCAATATTCAGAAAATTTCGATGGAGTAACAGCACCGATCCTGCCATACGGCTGGAGCGGAAACGGTTTTTCGACGTATGCATCTTCACCGCATTCAGCTCCGAATTGCGTTTCTGCGACTGGTAACCGTTCCATAAAAACGCTCCTCTCTCCTGTGTTTAATTTTGGCTCACGCTTTCCGAATACATTGGTCTTTTGGGAGCGAAGGACAAGCACTGCAGCTGCCTACCGATTAGAGATCCGCGCTTCCGTGGATGGCATCAACTTTGGGATACTGCTGGCAAGGTTTGATACAATCACCACAATCACCAGTTATGTTCAACGCACTATTGATCTTTCGAAGAAGGGATTGAATTTCCAATCCAATGTCCAACTCAAATGGATCGTGCTTGCCGATAGCACAAACAATACTGGAGTGCTCAGGATCGATGATGTCTCAATTTCGGTCACGACCGGAAGTGATGTAGGTTTTTCCAAGATCAGTGCTGCGCCTGTTCACGCAACACGAAAAGACTCGATAATACTTTCGGCGGTAGTAAAGAATTATGGATTACTCGCCTCTTCAAACTTCTCAATTCGATTATTCTGTGATGAAAACTCTAATGGTCTCTATGAATCTATCGAGCAGTTCACTGCTCTCCATGGACTTTCTCTCAGTCCCGGCGATTCGTCAACATGTCTTGTCTCACATGCTCCAATGAAAGCAGGCGACCATAACTTTGCTGCGGTCATTGATTATTCCTCGGATGAAAATCATTCAAACGATACTGCACGCACGATTGTAAGTGTGGGGAATGTGAAGTGCGATATCCTGGTAAATGAAATTATGTATTATCCCATCGGTGATGAACTGGAATGGGTGGAAGTGTTTAATACTTCGTCCGATACAATCAATGTAAAGAATTGGAGAATATCAGACAGCAACATTTCTGCGAAATCAATCATCACACAAACCGATGTGCTTCTTCCGCCAAGTTCATATTTAGTGATTGCGAAGGACATTGTATTCCGTTCATATCATTCCGGCATATCAGTTGTCACGACAAGTTTTTCTGCGCTTAACAATTCTACGCCTGATGCTGTCGTCATTTACGATTCGAGATTGAGTACTATCGACAGTGTCATGTATGCGCCATCCTGGGGCGGACAAAATGGAAAATCATTAGAACGCATTGATGGTGAACTGTCAAGCACTGTATTGACAAACTGGGGAACATCACAAGATTCGCTTGGCAGTACGCCGGGTAAGAAAAACAGTATTGCCCGGCTCGATTGCGATTTGATGATCAGCAATGTGACGCAAACACAAACGACGGTCGGTGGAAAAATTCATCCAATCGTACATGCAAGCGTTCATAATATCGGCAGACGAATTGTGGATAGTGTTCTGGTCAGGTATTATGCTGATGGACATCGCGATTCAACGCCGGAACTTATGCGCACGATATTATCTGCGCAACCATTAGCTGCAGGCGATTCAATTCTTTTTTCTGAATCATTTCCTCAACTTGCTTCCGGTACAACCAATATCATTGTTGTTGTTGATTGGTGGCGCGACGAGCGTTTGCAAAATAATCGGACATCGATTACTGTCAATATCAGGTATGAACCTCGTTCACTTATAATCAATGAAATTATGTATGATCCATTGTATGGCCAGAATGAATGGATTGAACTTTTCAACCGCAGCGGTCAACCGATCGATTTAGCAGGTTGGAGTTTCAATGACAATCCGACCTTGAACAATGTGAATTCATTTGATATTTCCAGCCAGCCGTTTGCCGTCGAGTCCGGCGGGAATGCGATTGTCGCAGCTGATTCTTCTCTCTTCCGATTATTTCCGAACCTGTTACAGTCAGATTCGCTGGTCCATATTCGTATTCTTAATCGTTTAAGTGGATTGAGTTTCAACAATGATGGAGATATTGTTGTATTGAAAGATCTTACAGGTCAAGCAATCGATAGTGTTGCGTACTTACCGCGTTGGCATCATCCCGATGTCGTTGACACAAGAGGACGTTCGCTTGAGCGTATAAATCCTAATATTGACTCGAACGATCCGCGCAATTGGAGCACGTGCACGAATATTCTTGGAGGCACTCCGGGAAAAGCGAATAGTATCGTTACGACAAGCATACCAAGCAGCTCAATGATTTCCATCTCGCCCAATCCATTCTCGCCGGATGGTGATGGCTTTGAAGATTTCTGTATCATTCGATACAATCTCCCGGTCATGACATCGACAGTGAATCTTAGAATCTACGATATAAAAGGAAGACTCATTCGGACGTTGGCGAATGGTGAACTTGCTGGTGCGCATGGAGAGATTGTATGGGACGGCTTTTGTAATGATAAGCAGCGTGCCCGCATTGGAATCTATATTATTTTTCTTGAGTCGACTGACCATTCAAGCGGCAGAGTAGAACGTGCGAAAGCGGTGGCAGTTGTGGCAACAAGATTATAA
- a CDS encoding carbohydrate-binding family 9-like protein translates to MGVSIKIFLRSIELALLCIAIYSNSLWSQEIRQYVIKHTATSITIDGHLTEPDWQAAAFSEKFVHYQDGSQAKLSTQVKYLWDDQYLYIGFICLDPDVWATMTERDDRLWYEDVVEIFCDPDGDGLNYCEIQVNPLRTILDIFFKKPFYNNGYGNRAWNLDSIKVGVSVQGTLNNKKDIDTGWTVEVAIPFKELQFMAPSMNFPPHDGDRWRILTARYDYQRTEQQTVEASSWNQTDPREGFHVPSKFGSIIFSKETVTPIDSIK, encoded by the coding sequence ATGGGCGTATCAATCAAAATATTTCTTCGTTCTATAGAACTTGCACTGCTTTGTATCGCGATTTATTCCAACTCTCTTTGGTCCCAAGAAATTCGTCAGTACGTTATTAAACATACTGCTACATCAATCACGATTGACGGACACCTTACAGAACCTGATTGGCAAGCGGCTGCATTCTCGGAAAAATTTGTCCACTATCAAGATGGCTCACAGGCGAAACTCTCAACACAAGTGAAATATTTGTGGGATGATCAATATCTGTATATTGGATTCATCTGTCTAGATCCGGATGTCTGGGCAACGATGACTGAAAGAGATGATCGATTATGGTATGAAGATGTGGTCGAAATATTCTGTGACCCGGATGGGGATGGATTAAATTATTGCGAAATACAAGTGAATCCTCTAAGAACGATTTTGGATATATTTTTTAAGAAGCCATTTTACAACAATGGATATGGGAACCGTGCTTGGAATCTCGACAGCATAAAAGTGGGAGTGTCGGTGCAGGGAACTCTTAATAATAAAAAAGATATTGACACAGGATGGACGGTCGAAGTTGCTATACCATTTAAAGAATTACAGTTTATGGCACCGTCGATGAATTTTCCTCCGCACGATGGCGATAGATGGCGTATCTTGACAGCTCGGTATGATTATCAGCGAACAGAACAGCAGACAGTAGAAGCTTCATCTTGGAATCAAACAGATCCTCGTGAAGGATTTCATGTGCCTTCGAAATTTGGCAGCATTATCTTTTCCAAAGAGACCGTTACGCCAATAGATAGTATAAAATAA
- a CDS encoding tagaturonate epimerase family protein, whose protein sequence is MYFIPILRINIDRYVVPKIRRYTMTLEKYSIGVGDRFGRQGNAQLQAFLIAQQLGVDVVPVWNKSNREHTIIGTNPEDTRREADTAVKKMGWKGAYHVDADHIGLGNVDKFMAHADFFTLDVADFIGIAPAEADLLAFEQSMAKYIGKLNIPGVQREITVTKDSVHSIGAKYLYAIEEAAKTYQHIKKNKGEGKFIVEVSMDETDTPQTPVEMFFILAALAQEGIPAQTIAPKFSGKFLKGIDYVGNPSAFAQEFEEDVLVIAHAVNIFNLPKNLKLSVHSGSDKFSLYPHIRQVLKMHNAGLHLKTAGTTWLEELIGLALAGGDGLAIAHDVYAQAFARRVELCKPYATVVEIDNSKLPQPSQVSNWTSQQFVSALQHDQKNPVFNIHLRQMLHVAFKIAAEMGTRYTSALDKYENSVSASVTGNILNRHLKPLFID, encoded by the coding sequence ATGTATTTCATACCAATCCTAAGAATCAATATTGACAGATACGTTGTCCCTAAAATAAGGAGATATACAATGACGCTCGAGAAGTATTCAATAGGTGTCGGAGATCGTTTTGGCCGCCAGGGGAATGCACAATTGCAGGCATTCCTGATTGCACAACAGCTAGGAGTAGATGTGGTTCCAGTTTGGAATAAATCTAATCGTGAACACACGATCATTGGTACGAACCCGGAAGATACCCGCCGTGAAGCGGATACAGCAGTGAAAAAAATGGGGTGGAAGGGGGCATATCACGTTGATGCCGATCATATAGGGCTTGGTAACGTAGATAAATTTATGGCGCATGCAGATTTCTTCACTCTCGATGTTGCTGATTTTATCGGTATAGCTCCGGCAGAAGCAGATCTCCTAGCCTTCGAACAATCAATGGCAAAGTACATCGGCAAGCTGAATATTCCTGGAGTCCAGCGAGAAATTACCGTTACAAAAGATTCGGTTCATTCAATAGGAGCGAAATATCTTTATGCGATCGAAGAAGCGGCGAAGACCTATCAGCACATTAAAAAGAATAAAGGCGAAGGCAAATTTATTGTCGAAGTATCTATGGATGAAACAGATACGCCGCAGACTCCGGTTGAAATGTTTTTTATTCTTGCGGCTCTTGCGCAGGAAGGAATTCCTGCGCAGACAATCGCTCCGAAATTTTCCGGCAAGTTCCTAAAGGGAATTGATTATGTAGGCAATCCGAGCGCATTCGCACAAGAATTTGAAGAAGATGTTTTGGTTATTGCTCATGCGGTTAATATATTTAATCTTCCCAAAAATTTGAAGTTAAGCGTACATTCCGGCAGCGATAAGTTTTCTCTGTACCCGCATATACGTCAAGTGCTGAAGATGCATAACGCAGGCCTTCATCTTAAAACAGCAGGAACAACGTGGCTTGAAGAATTGATTGGATTAGCATTGGCGGGCGGTGATGGTTTGGCGATCGCTCACGATGTCTACGCCCAAGCGTTTGCCCGCAGGGTTGAACTTTGCAAACCGTATGCAACTGTGGTCGAGATCGATAATTCAAAATTACCTCAGCCATCGCAGGTAAGCAACTGGACGTCTCAACAGTTTGTCTCTGCACTTCAGCACGATCAAAAAAATCCTGTTTTCAATATTCATTTGCGCCAAATGCTTCATGTCGCATTCAAGATTGCTGCAGAAATGGGTACTCGATACACTTCGGCATTGGACAAGTATGAAAACTCGGTGAGTGCATCGGTCACGGGCAACATTCTGAATCGGCATCTTAAACCGTTGTTTATAGATTGA